The following are encoded together in the Echinicola jeungdonensis genome:
- the pncA gene encoding bifunctional nicotinamidase/pyrazinamidase: protein MKDGDKIIPIINKLQSKFDFIVGTQDWHPENHLSFAANHKGKKPGEIIKLDGMDQILWPVHCVKESHGSQFHPYLKTEGWKKVFKKGTNPKIDSYSGFFDNHKRQDTGLGKYLKENGVDTVYVVGLAADYCVKFTVLDAVSEGFKTYLVKDGTRAVNLEPNDFEKAIKDMEEAGAQMVKSEDLI from the coding sequence GTGAAGGATGGTGATAAAATTATTCCAATAATTAATAAACTTCAAAGCAAATTTGATTTCATTGTAGGGACCCAGGATTGGCACCCAGAGAACCATTTGAGTTTTGCTGCAAACCATAAAGGAAAAAAGCCCGGTGAGATAATAAAACTAGATGGAATGGATCAGATCCTGTGGCCGGTGCATTGTGTTAAGGAGTCCCATGGTTCCCAATTTCATCCCTATTTAAAAACCGAAGGTTGGAAAAAGGTTTTTAAAAAAGGAACCAATCCCAAAATAGATTCCTATAGTGGTTTTTTTGATAATCATAAAAGGCAAGATACCGGACTAGGTAAGTACCTAAAGGAGAATGGAGTTGATACGGTTTACGTAGTGGGCTTAGCAGCTGATTATTGTGTGAAATTTACGGTGTTGGATGCTGTTTCAGAAGGGTTTAAGACTTATTTGGTAAAAGATGGTACACGTGCAGTTAACCTTGAACCCAATGATTTTGAAAAAGCCATCAAAGATATGGAGGAAGCTGGAGCCCAGATGGTGAAAAGTGAAGACCTTATTTAG
- a CDS encoding nicotinate phosphoribosyltransferase produces MKITKDLYHGSLALLTDFYQLTMAYAYWKSGKADQQAVFNLFFRKNPFQSGFTVAAGLDYVIDFCRNFKFEENDLEYLQQMTQKDGTPTFEEGFIQYLRELKFSCDVDAVEEGTVIFPNTPMVRVRGPLLQCQLLETPLLNIINFQTLVATKASRISLEAKGDPVLEFGLRRAQGIDGALAASRASYIGGCSSTSNVMAGKLFGIPVSGTHAHSWIMAFDTELEAFEAYAEAFPDNCIFLVDTYDTLKGIQNAIKVGQSLKAKGKKMLGIRIDSGDLAYYSNVAREMLDEAGFPDAKVVASNDLDEHILSSLKMQEAAIDIWGIGTKLVTAYDQPALGAVYKMAAIKNEKGDWVPKLKVSQQAVKINIPGFQNVRRFYKNGKAMADMVYLENGEKLPDEITIIDPNDPTKRKKIQSGALESKVLLKSIFKEGEKVYTRPKLDEIREKTLTGLGRFDKAHKRLINPHIYPVGLEESLYHLRTDLVLKAKNYH; encoded by the coding sequence ATGAAAATAACAAAAGATTTATACCACGGGTCTTTGGCCCTTTTAACTGATTTTTACCAATTGACCATGGCTTATGCCTATTGGAAATCCGGGAAAGCTGATCAACAAGCAGTTTTTAATTTGTTTTTTAGGAAAAACCCATTTCAAAGTGGGTTTACGGTTGCAGCGGGTTTGGATTATGTAATAGATTTTTGCCGGAATTTCAAATTTGAAGAAAATGATCTTGAGTATCTTCAGCAAATGACCCAAAAGGATGGTACACCTACCTTTGAAGAGGGCTTTATCCAATATTTAAGGGAATTGAAATTTAGTTGTGATGTGGATGCGGTGGAAGAAGGAACCGTAATATTTCCCAATACGCCTATGGTCAGGGTGAGGGGGCCATTGTTGCAATGTCAGTTATTGGAAACTCCATTGTTGAATATTATTAATTTTCAAACTTTGGTGGCTACCAAAGCGTCCAGAATTTCCCTAGAGGCAAAAGGGGATCCGGTGTTGGAATTTGGGTTACGGCGAGCCCAAGGTATTGATGGAGCTTTGGCAGCAAGTAGGGCCTCTTACATTGGAGGCTGTTCCTCTACCAGTAATGTGATGGCCGGAAAACTATTTGGAATCCCTGTTTCAGGAACTCATGCCCATAGTTGGATTATGGCTTTTGATACTGAATTGGAAGCTTTTGAAGCATATGCTGAGGCATTTCCGGATAATTGCATTTTTTTGGTAGATACTTATGATACCCTCAAGGGGATTCAAAATGCCATAAAAGTGGGGCAAAGTCTTAAAGCCAAAGGGAAGAAGATGTTGGGAATAAGAATTGATTCCGGGGATTTGGCTTATTACAGTAATGTAGCCAGGGAGATGTTGGATGAAGCTGGTTTTCCCGATGCCAAAGTTGTAGCCAGCAATGATCTGGATGAACATATATTGTCTTCCCTGAAAATGCAGGAAGCGGCAATAGATATTTGGGGCATTGGGACAAAATTAGTTACTGCTTATGACCAGCCCGCCTTGGGAGCAGTTTATAAAATGGCTGCCATTAAAAACGAAAAAGGGGATTGGGTGCCCAAATTAAAAGTTTCCCAGCAAGCTGTGAAAATTAATATTCCTGGTTTCCAGAATGTTAGGCGTTTTTACAAAAATGGGAAAGCCATGGCTGATATGGTTTATCTGGAAAATGGAGAAAAGCTGCCAGATGAAATTACTATCATTGACCCCAATGATCCTACAAAAAGGAAAAAAATTCAGTCAGGTGCTTTGGAAAGTAAAGTCTTATTGAAATCTATTTTTAAAGAAGGTGAAAAAGTTTATACCCGACCAAAATTGGATGAAATCAGAGAAAAGACCCTAACTGGCTTGGGGAGGTTCGATAAAGCCCATAAAAGATTAATTAACCCCCACATTTATCCTGTTGGTTTGGAGGAGTCACTTTACCATTTGAGGACAGATTTGGTTCTCAAGGCAAAAAATTACCATTAA
- a CDS encoding DMT family transporter, with product MLLAGIFFALMQVLVKYIPHLPAVEIVFFRSLISMVATYLILKRKRVSLFGNNKKLLMIRGASGALALIMFFYTLQNVPLASAVTLQYLSPIFTAILGIFIAKEKIKPIRLFYFALAFGGVLIIQGFDPRMSMKFLLIGVGSAFFAGTAYNIIRKLKGSEHPLVIVFYFPLVTLPIVGVWSYFKWVMPSGWDWLILAAIGTFTQMAQYYMTLAYQHANLAKIASLNYIGIVYALIFGFIFFGETFNLLTYLGMGLVLLGVILNIQSK from the coding sequence ATGTTGCTTGCTGGAATATTTTTTGCCCTTATGCAGGTATTGGTGAAATATATTCCACATCTCCCAGCGGTGGAAATTGTGTTTTTCCGGTCCCTGATCAGCATGGTAGCGACTTACCTTATCCTAAAAAGGAAGAGGGTTTCTCTTTTTGGTAATAATAAAAAGTTACTGATGATCAGAGGGGCTTCTGGGGCATTGGCTTTGATCATGTTTTTTTACACCCTTCAAAATGTGCCTCTTGCCAGTGCAGTCACCTTACAATATTTGTCCCCCATATTTACAGCAATTTTAGGAATATTTATTGCAAAGGAAAAAATAAAGCCCATCCGTTTATTTTACTTTGCATTGGCCTTTGGTGGGGTGTTGATCATCCAGGGATTTGATCCAAGGATGTCGATGAAATTTTTGCTAATTGGGGTAGGTTCCGCCTTTTTTGCAGGAACGGCCTACAATATCATCAGAAAACTAAAAGGATCAGAACATCCCCTGGTGATTGTTTTTTACTTTCCTTTGGTTACACTGCCCATAGTGGGCGTTTGGAGTTATTTTAAATGGGTAATGCCCAGTGGTTGGGATTGGCTGATTTTAGCCGCCATAGGAACCTTTACTCAAATGGCCCAATATTATATGACATTGGCTTACCAACATGCAAATCTTGCCAAGATTGCCAGCTTAAACTATATTGGGATCGTATATGCCCTTATTTTTGGTTTTATCTTTTTCGGTGAAACCTTTAACTTGCTGACGTATTTAGGTATGGGCTTGGTTTTGTTGGGGGTAATTTTAAATATTCAATCAAAATAA
- a CDS encoding peroxiredoxin: MALNIGQKAPDFTLESTSGKKFILGENFKNQACLIFFYPKDQTKGCTKEVCSFRDNFHVFKDLNIPIVGISRDDIPSHLKFKNDHQLPFELLSDPNGEVCKSYGALMPVLNIPKRITYLLDNNHQIMAVHEGLFNGPKHVEKMVDELTQIK; the protein is encoded by the coding sequence ATGGCACTCAATATAGGTCAGAAAGCCCCGGATTTTACTTTGGAATCCACTTCGGGAAAGAAGTTTATTTTAGGTGAAAATTTTAAAAACCAGGCATGCCTGATATTTTTCTATCCCAAAGACCAAACAAAAGGTTGTACTAAGGAAGTATGCAGTTTTAGAGACAACTTCCATGTATTTAAGGACCTTAATATACCTATTGTGGGCATTAGTCGGGATGATATCCCCAGCCATCTAAAGTTCAAAAATGATCATCAACTTCCCTTTGAACTGCTTTCAGACCCTAATGGAGAAGTGTGCAAGTCCTATGGAGCCTTGATGCCTGTTCTCAATATCCCAAAAAGAATAACCTATTTACTGGACAACAACCACCAGATAATGGCGGTCCATGAGGGATTATTTAATGGACCTAAGCATGTAGAAAAAATGGTTGATGAATTGACCCAAATTAAATAA
- a CDS encoding ABC transporter ATP-binding protein — MLEAKGIQKYYGDLHVLKGVDVRIDAGEIVSIVGASGAGKSTLLHILGTLDQPDQGDVQVDQRILNKLKGDKLAAYRNAEIGFIFQFHNLLPEFTAEENIIIPGLIAKKSEAKLKESVQELARLLGIEGRLNHKPSELSGGEQQRVAVARALINNPKIVFADEPSGNLDTHNAEALHELFFKLRDEFGQSFVIVTHNQELAKMADRMLTMQDGLIISGQ; from the coding sequence ATGCTTGAAGCAAAAGGTATCCAAAAATATTATGGAGATCTCCATGTCCTTAAGGGTGTGGATGTTAGAATTGATGCTGGAGAAATTGTATCTATTGTAGGGGCTTCAGGGGCCGGCAAAAGTACTTTATTACATATTTTGGGAACCCTGGATCAGCCTGATCAGGGGGATGTGCAGGTGGATCAAAGAATCCTTAATAAATTAAAAGGGGATAAGCTGGCTGCATACCGGAATGCCGAAATTGGGTTTATTTTCCAGTTTCATAATTTATTACCTGAGTTTACTGCCGAGGAAAATATCATTATCCCAGGATTGATAGCCAAAAAATCAGAGGCTAAATTAAAGGAAAGTGTTCAGGAACTTGCACGTTTGCTGGGAATTGAAGGGAGATTAAACCATAAACCTTCGGAGCTTTCCGGGGGAGAACAGCAGCGGGTTGCCGTGGCCAGGGCCTTGATCAATAATCCCAAAATAGTATTTGCAGATGAACCCAGCGGAAATTTGGACACTCATAATGCGGAAGCCCTCCATGAACTGTTTTTTAAACTAAGGGATGAGTTTGGGCAGTCCTTTGTAATTGTTACCCATAATCAGGAGCTGGCCAAAATGGCCGACAGGATGCTGACCATGCAGGATGGATTAATAATATCTGGTCAATAA
- the sucC gene encoding ADP-forming succinate--CoA ligase subunit beta, which yields MNIHEYQAKEVLKGYGVRIQEGIVADTPEAAHDAAKLLNAETGTSWYVIKAQIHAGGRGKGKVQETDSNGVVLAKKLDEVTEKAKNILGGTLVTHQTGPEGKKVNKVLVAQDVYYPGDSEPKEYYLSILLDRAKGCNVIMASTEGGMDIEEVAEKSPEKIIKEWIDPKVGLQGFQARKVAFALGLTGNAFKEMVKFIISLYKAYDATDSSQFEINPVLKTSDDKILAVDAKVNLDDNALYRHRDLAEFRDLSEEDPLEVEAGKSDLNYVKLDGNVGCMVNGAGLAMATMDMIKLSGGEPANFLDVGGGANATTVEAGFRIILKDPNVKAILINVFGGIVRCDRIASGVVEAYKSIGDIAVPIIVRLQGTNAEEGAKIIDESGLKVFSAITLKEAAEKVQEVLKNA from the coding sequence ATGAATATACACGAATATCAAGCTAAAGAAGTTCTCAAAGGTTACGGTGTCAGAATTCAGGAAGGTATCGTGGCCGATACACCCGAAGCAGCGCATGACGCAGCCAAATTATTGAACGCAGAAACAGGTACCTCATGGTATGTAATAAAAGCACAGATCCATGCAGGTGGACGTGGAAAAGGCAAAGTACAGGAAACTGATTCCAATGGCGTGGTATTGGCCAAAAAATTGGATGAAGTCACTGAAAAGGCTAAAAACATCCTAGGCGGGACCCTGGTTACCCACCAGACTGGTCCAGAAGGGAAAAAAGTAAATAAAGTCTTGGTAGCACAGGATGTATATTATCCAGGTGACTCTGAGCCAAAGGAATATTACCTTTCCATCCTATTGGATAGGGCTAAAGGTTGCAATGTGATCATGGCCTCTACTGAAGGAGGAATGGACATTGAGGAGGTTGCTGAGAAATCTCCTGAAAAAATCATCAAGGAATGGATTGACCCTAAAGTAGGCCTTCAAGGTTTCCAAGCTAGAAAGGTAGCTTTTGCACTTGGCCTTACTGGCAATGCATTTAAAGAAATGGTAAAATTCATCATTTCCCTTTATAAAGCTTATGATGCCACAGACTCTTCTCAATTTGAAATCAACCCTGTGTTGAAAACTTCTGATGACAAGATCCTTGCTGTGGATGCCAAAGTAAATTTGGATGACAATGCACTATACAGACACAGAGATCTTGCTGAATTCAGAGACTTGTCCGAAGAAGATCCTTTGGAAGTAGAAGCAGGCAAATCTGACCTGAACTATGTGAAGCTGGATGGTAATGTAGGCTGTATGGTAAATGGTGCCGGCCTAGCAATGGCAACCATGGATATGATCAAACTTTCCGGTGGAGAGCCTGCCAACTTCCTTGATGTAGGTGGTGGAGCTAACGCTACTACTGTTGAAGCTGGTTTCAGAATCATCTTGAAAGACCCTAACGTTAAAGCCATTCTGATCAACGTGTTTGGCGGTATTGTAAGATGTGATAGAATTGCTAGCGGTGTTGTAGAAGCTTACAAATCTATTGGTGATATTGCCGTGCCAATCATTGTAAGACTTCAAGGTACCAATGCTGAAGAGGGAGCTAAAATTATCGATGAATCTGGTCTGAAAGTATTCTCGGCCATTACATTGAAAGAAGCTGCAGAAAAAGTACAAGAAGTGCTTAAAAACGCATAA
- a CDS encoding DJ-1/PfpI family protein: MSKKILLLVGDYVEDYEAMVPFQALLSVGVEVDTNAPDRKKGNTVPTAVHDFVGDQTYKETPGHQFGINADMASVKLDEYDGLYIAGGRAPEYIRLNEKVIYITKHFFEKNKPVAAICHGIQVLTTAKVISGRTLTAYPAVGPDIELAGGTWKNVEVDEAVVDGNLVTSPAWPGHPAILREFYKMLGIKISES; the protein is encoded by the coding sequence ATGTCAAAGAAAATATTGTTGTTAGTGGGAGATTATGTTGAAGATTATGAAGCTATGGTTCCTTTCCAAGCTTTATTATCAGTAGGGGTTGAAGTGGACACCAACGCTCCAGACAGAAAAAAAGGAAACACCGTTCCAACAGCTGTTCATGACTTTGTTGGTGACCAAACTTATAAGGAAACTCCAGGCCATCAATTTGGGATCAATGCTGATATGGCAAGTGTTAAACTGGATGAATATGATGGCTTGTATATTGCTGGAGGAAGGGCGCCTGAATATATTCGGTTAAATGAAAAGGTAATTTATATAACCAAGCACTTTTTTGAAAAAAACAAACCCGTTGCAGCCATTTGTCATGGAATCCAAGTTTTAACTACTGCAAAAGTCATAAGTGGCAGAACCCTTACTGCGTACCCTGCAGTCGGCCCTGATATTGAATTGGCGGGTGGTACCTGGAAAAATGTTGAAGTGGATGAAGCCGTGGTGGATGGCAACTTGGTTACCTCCCCTGCTTGGCCCGGTCATCCAGCTATCCTTCGGGAATTTTATAAAATGTTGGGGATAAAGATCAGTGAATCCTAA
- a CDS encoding SDR family oxidoreductase, translated as MKILLTGATGYIGKRILPALIQEGHHVICCVRDKKRFYLQPFMEGHVEVIEVDFLNENSLSNISNDIDGAYYLIHSMASSSHFSSLEIKTARNFRKYINSTQAKHVIYLSGIVNENKLSKHLESRKAVENELSKGNYNFTVLRAGIIIGSGSASFEIIRDLVEKLPIMVAPKWVHTRCQPIAIRDVIQFLILTLFNPVTYNQDFDIGGPDVLNYKEMLIGYARSRNLKRKIWVVPVLTPKLSSYWLFFVTSTTYQLAVSLVESMKVHVVCRDKKLEKILKIQPLDYSSALQKAFSKIEQQEIISSWKDSMISGRLSQNLSEFIRVPQYGCFKDTRESAIENKNDCLNKIWKIGGKKGWYYANWLWKIRGILDKLSGGVGLRRGRTHPEQIHPGDSIDFWRVLYAKKEEGRLLLYAEMKVPGEAWLEFQVKNNRLIQTATFRPKGLWGRIYWYMVYPFHGLIFGGMIRKLAK; from the coding sequence ATGAAGATTTTATTAACGGGAGCAACCGGATACATTGGAAAGAGAATTTTGCCAGCCTTAATCCAGGAAGGCCATCATGTAATATGCTGTGTAAGGGATAAAAAGCGATTTTATCTACAGCCTTTTATGGAAGGACATGTAGAGGTAATTGAAGTTGATTTTTTAAATGAAAATTCACTCAGTAATATTTCAAATGATATCGATGGGGCCTATTACCTTATTCATTCTATGGCCTCTTCTTCCCATTTTTCTTCTTTGGAAATAAAAACAGCTAGAAATTTCAGAAAATACATTAACAGTACACAAGCAAAGCATGTAATTTATTTGAGTGGTATTGTCAATGAAAACAAACTTTCCAAGCATTTAGAATCCCGAAAAGCTGTTGAAAATGAATTATCTAAGGGCAATTATAATTTCACTGTTTTAAGGGCAGGAATTATCATTGGCTCAGGAAGTGCATCATTTGAAATTATCAGAGATTTGGTTGAAAAACTCCCCATCATGGTGGCGCCAAAATGGGTCCATACCCGTTGCCAACCCATAGCCATCAGGGATGTCATCCAATTTTTGATTTTGACCCTATTTAATCCTGTAACTTACAATCAGGATTTTGATATAGGAGGTCCAGATGTCCTCAATTACAAGGAAATGTTAATTGGCTATGCTCGTTCAAGAAATTTAAAAAGAAAAATTTGGGTAGTTCCGGTACTGACCCCAAAATTAAGCTCTTATTGGTTATTTTTTGTAACTTCCACCACTTACCAACTTGCTGTTTCCCTGGTTGAAAGCATGAAAGTTCATGTGGTCTGCAGGGATAAAAAGCTGGAAAAAATCCTCAAAATTCAGCCCCTTGATTATTCATCAGCCCTACAAAAAGCATTTTCAAAAATAGAGCAACAGGAAATTATTTCAAGCTGGAAGGATTCTATGATCAGTGGCCGCTTATCCCAAAATCTATCTGAATTTATCCGTGTTCCACAATACGGATGTTTTAAAGATACGAGAGAATCCGCTATCGAAAATAAAAATGATTGCCTCAACAAAATCTGGAAAATCGGAGGAAAAAAAGGTTGGTATTATGCCAATTGGCTTTGGAAAATCCGGGGAATTCTGGACAAACTTTCGGGCGGGGTTGGTTTGAGAAGAGGAAGGACTCATCCGGAACAAATCCACCCTGGGGACAGCATAGATTTTTGGCGGGTATTATATGCAAAAAAAGAAGAAGGAAGGTTACTACTTTATGCAGAAATGAAAGTTCCTGGAGAAGCTTGGCTGGAATTTCAGGTAAAAAATAACCGGCTAATTCAAACTGCCACCTTTAGGCCTAAAGGATTATGGGGCCGGATTTATTGGTATATGGTTTACCCTTTTCATGGATTGATATTTGGTGGTATGATCCGGAAATTAGCTAAATAA
- a CDS encoding GNAT family N-acetyltransferase, which translates to MQEIIPPVDRAIIKKELSQERFLRFTNNGENQVYLINYHNAPNVMKEIGRLREITFRGSGGGTGLPYDIDDNDTCENCYQQLIAWNPEDEEIIAGYRLIDCSKAVINDHGEVNLSTAHLFKFSEKFKKDYLPYTIELGRSFVQPKYQPRKENRKGIFSLDNLWDGLGAIVVIHPEVKYLFGKVTMYPHYNAEARDLLLYFMNHYFPDREKLVEPIKSLGYKGDISELEDLFEGKEYKEGYKILNTKIRTLGENIPPLINTYMNLSPTMKTFGTAMNYEFGAVEETGIMITIADIYETKKQRHIETYERDKFYDKKVKD; encoded by the coding sequence ATGCAAGAGATTATACCACCGGTAGATAGGGCCATTATAAAAAAGGAATTAAGCCAGGAGCGTTTTTTAAGGTTCACCAATAATGGAGAAAATCAAGTTTACTTGATCAATTATCACAATGCACCTAATGTGATGAAAGAGATTGGTAGATTGAGGGAAATTACTTTTCGTGGCTCTGGAGGAGGAACCGGGTTGCCTTATGATATTGATGATAATGACACCTGTGAAAATTGTTACCAGCAATTAATTGCTTGGAATCCTGAGGATGAGGAAATTATTGCAGGATACCGATTGATTGATTGCAGCAAAGCTGTGATCAACGATCATGGGGAGGTAAATCTTTCCACCGCTCATTTATTTAAATTTTCCGAAAAATTCAAAAAAGATTATTTGCCCTATACCATTGAATTAGGCCGGTCCTTTGTTCAGCCTAAATACCAACCTAGAAAGGAAAATAGGAAGGGGATTTTTTCTCTAGACAACTTATGGGATGGCTTGGGAGCGATTGTAGTTATTCATCCTGAAGTGAAATACCTGTTTGGAAAGGTTACCATGTACCCTCATTATAATGCAGAAGCAAGGGACCTTTTGTTGTACTTTATGAACCATTATTTCCCCGATAGGGAAAAATTGGTTGAGCCTATTAAGAGTTTGGGATATAAAGGGGACATTTCCGAGCTTGAAGATCTATTTGAAGGAAAGGAATATAAAGAAGGGTATAAAATCCTGAATACTAAAATCCGGACTTTAGGTGAAAATATCCCCCCTTTGATCAATACTTATATGAACCTTTCTCCAACAATGAAGACTTTTGGTACTGCCATGAATTATGAATTTGGAGCAGTGGAGGAGACCGGAATCATGATTACCATTGCCGATATTTATGAAACCAAAAAGCAAAGGCATATTGAAACTTATGAGCGGGATAAGTTTTATGATAAAAAGGTTAAGGATTAA
- a CDS encoding 1-acyl-sn-glycerol-3-phosphate acyltransferase yields MWGTQNKPELKEPENKFIEIRKVIQDKNPKLLKWIPKFVLNYIRKIAHEDDLNNIMKKWGHLHGLEFVDALIQEFGVEVELKGEENIPMDRSVIFASNHPLGGLDGIAFMHALGKYRKDLRFLVNDILTLIKNFEPLFVPVNKHGAHGRAAAKTIEETYAGDYAVLIFPSGLVSRKQEGDIKDLDWKKSFINKAKKYKKDVVPVYIEGKNSNFFYNLAMIRKKIGIEANVEMFYLADEMFAQKNKKVTIHVGKPISYNYFDSSKSEKDWAEEVKNKVYSIASEL; encoded by the coding sequence ATGTGGGGCACCCAAAACAAACCTGAATTGAAGGAGCCAGAAAATAAATTTATAGAAATCCGGAAGGTCATCCAGGATAAAAATCCCAAATTGTTGAAATGGATACCCAAATTCGTCCTGAATTATATTCGGAAAATTGCCCATGAAGATGATTTAAATAATATCATGAAGAAATGGGGGCATCTGCATGGTTTGGAGTTTGTAGATGCCTTGATCCAGGAATTTGGAGTTGAGGTGGAGTTGAAAGGGGAGGAAAATATCCCCATGGACCGGAGTGTGATTTTTGCCTCCAACCATCCTTTGGGAGGCTTGGACGGCATTGCCTTTATGCATGCTTTGGGAAAATACAGGAAGGATTTACGTTTTTTGGTCAATGATATCCTTACCCTAATCAAGAATTTTGAACCGTTATTTGTTCCAGTCAATAAACACGGGGCCCATGGAAGAGCTGCTGCTAAAACCATAGAAGAAACCTATGCTGGTGACTATGCGGTATTGATTTTTCCCTCAGGATTGGTATCCAGAAAGCAGGAGGGAGACATTAAGGATTTGGATTGGAAAAAGAGTTTTATCAATAAAGCCAAAAAATACAAAAAGGATGTAGTCCCAGTTTATATCGAAGGAAAAAACTCCAATTTCTTCTACAATTTGGCAATGATCAGAAAAAAAATCGGGATAGAGGCCAATGTTGAAATGTTTTATCTTGCCGATGAGATGTTTGCCCAAAAGAATAAAAAAGTAACCATACATGTAGGAAAACCCATATCTTACAATTATTTTGATAGTTCAAAGAGTGAAAAGGACTGGGCAGAGGAAGTAAAAAATAAGGTTTATTCCATAGCCTCAGAATTATAA
- a CDS encoding DUF4249 family protein, producing MKKLFLILTSIWSLLSCQEEVHLELEKADPMPVIEANWTNREAYNNVKISYSSDYYDSSSYELYKDAEVFIMDDENGQKIPFQFNEKNGSYLPIDIKKGEIGHKYTLNVQMEGHKYKSSGIMLAPPVLDSVTYTYKEERALRPAGYYLKIYGKIPFESNNFYRVFAFSNPFSQVTKPNFLLFDDTFGTSLLDNGFEIENIPFQEGETAYLGLFRLNRDVYTYMSELLTMVINDGGLFSPPPQNPTSNIELLVGKKEALGYFLVSPLITEKVEIEAETD from the coding sequence ATGAAAAAGTTGTTTTTAATCCTAACCAGTATTTGGTCTCTTTTATCTTGCCAAGAGGAAGTTCATTTGGAATTGGAAAAAGCTGATCCTATGCCAGTCATCGAAGCCAATTGGACCAATAGGGAAGCTTATAACAATGTGAAAATCTCCTATTCCTCAGATTACTATGATTCTTCTTCGTATGAGCTGTATAAAGATGCAGAGGTGTTTATTATGGATGATGAAAACGGCCAAAAAATCCCCTTTCAGTTTAATGAAAAAAATGGATCTTACCTGCCAATAGATATTAAAAAAGGGGAGATAGGCCATAAATATACCTTAAATGTTCAAATGGAAGGACATAAATACAAGTCAAGCGGGATAATGCTTGCCCCCCCGGTACTGGATAGTGTAACTTATACCTACAAAGAAGAAAGAGCCCTAAGGCCGGCAGGGTATTATTTGAAAATTTATGGTAAAATTCCATTTGAAAGCAACAACTTTTACCGTGTATTTGCTTTCTCTAATCCATTTAGTCAGGTGACCAAACCCAATTTTTTATTATTTGATGATACCTTTGGAACATCCCTTTTAGATAATGGTTTTGAAATTGAGAATATTCCATTCCAAGAAGGAGAGACAGCTTATTTGGGGTTATTTCGGCTCAATAGGGATGTCTATACCTACATGAGTGAACTGTTGACAATGGTAATTAATGATGGAGGACTATTCAGCCCGCCACCTCAAAACCCAACAAGTAATATTGAACTTTTAGTAGGGAAAAAAGAGGCTTTAGGTTATTTTTTGGTTTCCCCTTTAATTACCGAAAAAGTAGAAATCGAAGCCGAAACTGATTGA